In Sphingomonas sp. R1, a single genomic region encodes these proteins:
- the murI gene encoding glutamate racemase — MADRRPVLFFDSGVGGLSVLGPATALLPQAPLVYVADSAGFPYGTKSEAEIAARVPALLGRLAERYDPRLIVIACNTASTIALQHVRAALDLPIVGTVPAIKPAAETSRSRTIGVLGTAATVRQPYVDDLAARFAGDCTVLRHGSAALVELAEAKLAGATIAPEVIANELDGLFHQPGGDRIDVIVNACTHFPLLEAEMRAVAPAGTGFVDGGPGIARRIAYLTQGQSWPDDLPPGRAVFTARDHRADALAPALARYGLSRIETL; from the coding sequence ATGGCAGATCGTCGCCCCGTCCTGTTCTTCGACTCCGGTGTCGGCGGCCTGTCCGTGCTGGGCCCCGCGACCGCGCTGCTGCCACAGGCGCCGCTGGTCTATGTCGCGGATTCGGCGGGCTTCCCCTATGGCACCAAGAGCGAGGCGGAGATCGCCGCGCGGGTGCCGGCGCTGCTCGGGCGGCTGGCGGAGCGCTATGATCCACGATTGATCGTGATCGCCTGCAACACTGCCTCCACGATCGCGCTCCAGCATGTCCGTGCCGCGCTCGACCTGCCGATCGTCGGCACCGTACCCGCGATCAAGCCGGCGGCGGAGACCAGCCGCTCCCGCACCATCGGCGTGCTCGGCACTGCGGCCACTGTCCGCCAGCCCTATGTGGACGACCTCGCCGCGCGCTTCGCCGGCGACTGCACGGTGCTGCGCCACGGCTCTGCCGCGCTGGTCGAACTCGCCGAGGCGAAGCTGGCGGGCGCGACGATCGCGCCGGAGGTGATCGCCAACGAACTGGACGGGCTGTTCCATCAGCCGGGCGGCGACCGCATCGACGTGATCGTCAACGCCTGCACCCATTTCCCGCTGCTAGAGGCGGAAATGCGCGCCGTTGCACCCGCAGGGACGGGCTTTGTCGATGGCGGCCCCGGCATCGCGCGGCGCATCGCCTATCTCACCCAGGGCCAGAGCTGGCCCGACGACCTGCCCCCCGGGCGCGCCGTATTCACCGCCCGCGATCACCGCGCCGATGCTCTTGCGCCTGCGCTGGCCCGCTATGGGCTCAGCCGCATCGAAACACTGTAG
- a CDS encoding class I SAM-dependent methyltransferase, giving the protein MSGKAGAADQKGLMDATYALHRHFYDLTRKFYLLGRDRLIRELAPPPGGTVLEVGCGTARNLIVAAKRWPNARFHGFDISEAMLDTARKSVAKHGLSDKITLAQGDAGAFDVGALFDLAQVDRVFMSYTLSMIPPWREAIALGAKALAPGGSLHIVDFGQYERLPGLAKRFHFKELNAFHVYPRADLREVVEAIAAEQGMTAEFRSSLRGYTWSAVLRRPG; this is encoded by the coding sequence ATGAGCGGCAAGGCCGGGGCTGCCGATCAGAAGGGGCTGATGGATGCGACCTATGCGCTCCATCGCCACTTCTACGATCTCACGCGCAAATTCTATCTGCTCGGTCGCGACCGGCTGATCCGCGAGCTGGCGCCGCCGCCGGGCGGCACGGTGCTCGAGGTCGGCTGTGGCACCGCGCGCAACCTGATCGTCGCAGCGAAGCGCTGGCCCAACGCGCGCTTCCACGGCTTCGACATCAGCGAGGCGATGCTGGATACGGCGCGAAAGTCGGTGGCGAAGCACGGACTGTCGGACAAGATCACGTTGGCGCAGGGCGACGCCGGAGCATTCGACGTGGGCGCGCTGTTCGACCTCGCTCAAGTCGACCGCGTGTTCATGAGCTACACGCTGTCGATGATCCCGCCCTGGAGGGAAGCGATCGCATTGGGGGCGAAGGCGCTGGCGCCGGGCGGCAGCCTGCACATCGTCGATTTCGGCCAGTACGAGCGCCTGCCGGGCTTGGCCAAGCGCTTCCACTTCAAGGAATTAAACGCCTTCCACGTCTATCCCCGCGCCGATCTGCGCGAAGTGGTGGAGGCGATCGCCGCCGAGCAGGGAATGACGGCGGAATTCCGCTCGTCGCTCCGCGGCTATACCTGGAGCGCGGTGCTGCGGCGGCCAGGCTGA
- a CDS encoding outer membrane protein → MRNAFLLAVAAIGFTATAAQAQESTTSSNGTSFRGIRIEANAGGDRFQSQGNHNDKFGYGGTIGFDGQIGERIVIGAEGSYWRANDWSENCTRGTVGGSVCHKSFDEYGAAVRAGVLATPQLLIFAKGGYVTNEQRKRFDAPAGQTSYYNHFNTDGYQVGGGVEYSLTGEQTRMPLYVNAQYVYSQYNDHTARQRVMAGVGLRFK, encoded by the coding sequence ATGCGTAACGCGTTTCTCCTCGCCGTCGCGGCGATCGGCTTCACCGCCACGGCCGCGCAGGCCCAGGAATCCACCACCAGCAGCAACGGCACCAGCTTCCGCGGCATCCGCATCGAGGCCAACGCCGGCGGCGACCGCTTCCAGTCGCAGGGCAACCATAACGACAAGTTCGGCTATGGCGGCACGATCGGCTTCGATGGTCAGATCGGCGAGCGCATCGTTATCGGTGCCGAAGGCAGCTACTGGCGCGCCAATGACTGGTCGGAAAACTGCACCCGCGGCACGGTCGGCGGTTCGGTCTGCCACAAGTCGTTCGACGAATATGGCGCAGCGGTGCGCGCGGGCGTGCTTGCCACCCCGCAGCTGTTGATCTTCGCCAAGGGTGGCTATGTGACCAACGAGCAGCGCAAGCGCTTCGACGCGCCGGCCGGCCAGACCTCCTATTACAACCACTTCAACACCGACGGCTACCAGGTTGGTGGCGGCGTCGAATATTCGCTGACCGGCGAGCAGACCCGCATGCCGCTCTACGTCAACGCCCAGTATGTCTATTCGCAGTACAACGATCATACCGCGCGCCAGCGCGTGATGGCCGGCGTGGGCCTGCGCTTCAAGTAA
- the hemA gene encoding 5-aminolevulinate synthase, which produces MQRQDASAPAIDYTRVFTQAIDRLHAEGRYRVFIDILRNKGMFPNARCFAGHNGPKPITVWCSNDYLAMGQHPKVIAAMEEALHDVGAGSGGTRNIGGNTHYHIDLERELADLHGKENALLFTSGYVSNEATLSTLAKVMPGCIVYSDELNHASMIAGIRNSGCEKRVWRHNDLAHLEELLAADDPSVPKLIAFESVYSMDADIAPIAEICDLADKYNALTYLDEVHAVGMYGPRGGGISDREGLADRLTIIEGTLGKAFGVMGGYIAADQVIIDVIRSYAPGFIFTTSLSPVLVAGALASVRHLKGSSVERDGQQAAAAMLKQLMADAGLPVLPSTTHIVPLMVGDPVKAKKISDVLLAEYGVYVQPINYPTVPRGTERLRFTPGPAHDEAMMRELVDALVEIWGRLELRLAA; this is translated from the coding sequence ATGCAGCGCCAAGACGCATCCGCACCCGCGATCGACTATACGCGGGTCTTCACCCAGGCCATCGACCGCCTCCATGCCGAGGGGCGCTACCGGGTCTTCATCGACATCCTGCGCAACAAGGGCATGTTCCCCAATGCGCGCTGCTTCGCCGGGCATAACGGGCCGAAGCCGATCACGGTGTGGTGCTCGAACGACTATCTCGCCATGGGCCAACATCCCAAGGTAATCGCGGCGATGGAAGAAGCACTGCACGATGTCGGTGCAGGCTCCGGTGGCACGCGCAATATCGGCGGCAACACCCATTACCACATCGATCTCGAGCGCGAACTGGCCGATCTCCACGGCAAGGAGAACGCGCTGCTGTTCACCTCGGGCTATGTCTCGAACGAGGCGACGCTGTCGACGCTCGCCAAGGTGATGCCCGGCTGCATCGTCTATTCGGACGAGCTCAATCACGCCTCGATGATCGCGGGCATCCGCAATTCGGGCTGCGAGAAGCGGGTGTGGCGGCACAACGACCTCGCCCATCTCGAGGAACTGCTGGCCGCCGACGATCCCTCGGTCCCGAAGCTGATCGCGTTCGAGAGCGTCTATTCGATGGACGCCGACATCGCGCCGATCGCCGAGATCTGCGACCTGGCCGACAAGTATAATGCGCTGACCTATCTCGACGAGGTCCATGCCGTCGGCATGTACGGCCCGCGCGGCGGCGGCATCTCGGATCGCGAGGGGCTGGCCGACCGGCTGACGATCATCGAGGGCACGCTCGGCAAGGCGTTCGGCGTGATGGGCGGCTACATCGCCGCAGACCAGGTGATCATCGACGTGATCCGCAGCTATGCGCCGGGCTTCATTTTCACGACGTCGCTGTCGCCGGTGCTGGTCGCCGGCGCGCTGGCGAGCGTGCGGCACCTGAAGGGCTCCAGTGTCGAGCGCGACGGCCAGCAGGCCGCTGCCGCCATGCTCAAGCAGCTCATGGCCGACGCGGGTCTGCCGGTGCTGCCGTCGACCACGCACATCGTGCCGCTGATGGTGGGCGATCCCGTGAAGGCCAAGAAGATCAGCGACGTACTGCTCGCCGAGTATGGCGTGTACGTGCAGCCGATCAACTATCCCACCGTGCCGCGCGGCACCGAGCGCCTCCGCTTCACCCCCGGCCCGGCGCATGACGAAGCGATGATGCGCGAGCTGGTGGACGCGCTGGTCGAGATCTGGGGCCGGCTGGAACTGCGGCTGGCGGCGTAA
- the msrB gene encoding peptide-methionine (R)-S-oxide reductase MsrB has translation MPFDRRQLLAAAGVGAVALPLFACSNAPAAPLPDFPLKLSDAEWKKKLSPAAYNVLRNGGTEYPFTSPLNKEHRKGVFGCAGCALPLFDSATKFDSGTGWPSFYAPLGNAVVTRGDRSLGMERTEVLCRRCGGHLGHVFDDGPKPTGKRYCMNGVALRFTPRA, from the coding sequence ATGCCGTTCGATCGTCGCCAGTTGCTCGCCGCCGCCGGTGTGGGCGCCGTTGCGCTCCCGCTGTTTGCCTGCAGCAACGCCCCCGCCGCGCCGCTGCCCGACTTCCCGCTCAAGCTGAGTGACGCGGAGTGGAAGAAGAAGCTGAGTCCGGCGGCCTATAATGTGCTGCGGAACGGGGGGACGGAATATCCCTTCACCAGCCCGCTCAACAAGGAGCATCGCAAGGGCGTGTTCGGCTGCGCCGGGTGCGCGCTGCCCCTGTTCGATTCCGCCACCAAGTTCGACAGCGGCACCGGCTGGCCGAGCTTCTATGCGCCGCTGGGCAATGCCGTAGTGACGCGGGGCGATCGCAGTCTCGGAATGGAGCGCACCGAAGTGCTGTGCCGCCGCTGTGGCGGGCATCTTGGCCATGTCTTCGATGACGGGCCGAAGCCGACGGGCAAGCGCTATTGCATGAACGGGGTGGCGCTGCGCTTCACGCCGCGGGCGTGA
- the plsY gene encoding glycerol-3-phosphate 1-O-acyltransferase PlsY gives MAPAGALLLGYLLGSIPFGVLLTRAAGAGDLRQIGSGNIGATNVLRTGRKGLAAATLLLDMAKGAVAVLIAATFLPGTDALAATAAFIGHCYPVWLKFRGGKGVATLMGVVLALYWPSGLVYAAVWLGLLATVRISSVSGMAAAVSAPVSAAFFGRIDLVLMLLALALIVLWKHRENIDRLLSGSEPRVGSKRG, from the coding sequence ATGGCTCCTGCCGGGGCCCTGTTGCTTGGCTATCTGCTCGGTTCGATCCCGTTCGGGGTGCTGCTGACCCGTGCCGCGGGGGCAGGCGACCTGCGCCAGATCGGGTCCGGCAATATCGGCGCCACCAACGTGCTGCGCACCGGCCGCAAGGGCCTGGCGGCGGCGACGCTGCTGCTCGACATGGCCAAGGGCGCCGTGGCGGTGTTGATCGCCGCCACGTTCCTGCCTGGCACAGACGCGCTTGCGGCGACGGCGGCGTTCATCGGCCATTGCTATCCCGTCTGGCTCAAGTTCCGCGGGGGCAAGGGCGTGGCGACGCTGATGGGCGTGGTGCTTGCGCTCTACTGGCCTTCGGGCCTCGTCTATGCCGCGGTGTGGCTGGGGCTGCTGGCAACGGTGCGCATCTCGTCCGTCTCGGGGATGGCGGCGGCGGTCAGTGCCCCGGTAAGCGCGGCATTCTTCGGCCGCATCGATCTGGTGCTGATGCTGCTCGCGCTCGCGCTGATCGTGCTGTGGAAGCATCGCGAGAATATCGACCGGCTGCTCAGCGGGTCGGAACCTCGGGTCGGCAGCAAGCGTGGCTGA
- a CDS encoding SMP-30/gluconolactonase/LRE family protein, protein MPATTRRTLLGGLAALPLLPGLARAAGEGVITRLDPELDTLLDTESPLEVIASGIQWAEGPVWIRDGAVTGGASGGASAFDRSYLLFSDVPANIAYRWDGRETKPFLVPSGLAGPIPKGVREAGSNGMIQGRKGELLIADSGTRAIAAVDLETKEKRVLAGRFEGKRFNSCNDLVQAKSGAIYFTDPPYGLTDGDESPLKELPFNGVYRLDTNGTVHLIESKLTRPNGIGLSPDQRTLYVSVSDDAAPYTWAYSLGDDGLAIGRRIFLDHRAGTAAGLQGHADGMKVAASGHLYASGPGGIHVVAPDGRRLGLISTGKKAANCCFGEDGKTLFITSSDQVFRLRLRASGW, encoded by the coding sequence ATGCCTGCCACCACCCGCCGCACCCTGCTGGGCGGCCTAGCCGCGCTGCCGCTGCTGCCCGGCCTCGCGCGTGCGGCAGGCGAGGGCGTGATCACACGGCTCGATCCCGAACTCGACACGCTGCTCGACACCGAGTCGCCGCTCGAGGTGATCGCGAGCGGCATCCAATGGGCCGAGGGGCCGGTATGGATCCGCGACGGGGCGGTGACCGGCGGGGCCTCGGGTGGGGCGAGCGCGTTCGATCGCAGCTATCTGCTGTTCTCCGACGTGCCGGCGAACATCGCCTATCGCTGGGACGGCAGGGAGACCAAGCCGTTCCTCGTCCCCTCGGGGCTCGCCGGGCCGATTCCCAAGGGCGTGCGCGAGGCGGGGTCGAACGGGATGATCCAGGGCCGCAAGGGCGAGCTGCTGATCGCCGACAGCGGCACGCGCGCGATTGCGGCGGTGGACCTGGAGACCAAGGAAAAGAGGGTTCTGGCCGGTCGTTTCGAGGGCAAGCGGTTCAACAGCTGCAACGATCTGGTGCAGGCGAAAAGCGGCGCGATCTACTTCACCGATCCGCCCTATGGCTTAACCGACGGCGACGAGTCGCCGCTCAAGGAGCTGCCGTTCAACGGCGTGTACCGCCTCGACACCAACGGCACGGTGCATCTGATCGAATCGAAACTCACGCGGCCCAATGGCATCGGCCTCTCGCCGGATCAGCGGACGCTCTACGTGTCGGTCTCCGATGACGCCGCGCCCTATACCTGGGCGTACAGTCTTGGCGACGATGGCCTGGCGATCGGGCGGAGGATCTTCCTCGACCATCGCGCGGGTACCGCCGCCGGTCTGCAGGGGCACGCCGACGGGATGAAGGTGGCAGCCAGCGGGCATCTCTATGCCAGCGGGCCGGGCGGCATCCATGTCGTCGCGCCGGACGGGCGACGGCTGGGACTTATCTCAACCGGCAAGAAGGCGGCGAATTGCTGCTTCGGCGAGGACGGGAAGACGCTGTTCATCACCTCCAGCGACCAGGTGTTCCGCCTGCGCCTGCGCGCCTCCGGCTGGTAA
- a CDS encoding CHAP domain-containing protein yields the protein MTTAPAQAKGTFWQCVTFARQASGVELRGNAWTWWDQAAGRYQRGETPKVGAVMSFQRTARMPMGHVAMVSQVVSDREVLLTHANWSTLGAIERDVRAVDVSAKGDWSEVRVWYGRTAGLGTSAYPVNGFIYPGSAPTNDWANVQVAALSLPTLTFAN from the coding sequence ATGACCACGGCCCCCGCACAGGCGAAGGGCACCTTCTGGCAGTGCGTCACGTTCGCGCGCCAGGCATCCGGCGTCGAGCTTCGCGGCAACGCCTGGACCTGGTGGGACCAGGCCGCCGGTCGCTACCAGCGCGGCGAAACCCCGAAGGTCGGTGCGGTGATGTCGTTCCAGCGCACCGCGCGCATGCCGATGGGCCATGTCGCAATGGTGTCGCAGGTCGTCAGCGACCGCGAAGTGCTGCTCACCCATGCCAACTGGTCGACCCTTGGTGCGATCGAGCGCGACGTCCGCGCCGTCGACGTCTCGGCGAAGGGCGACTGGAGCGAAGTTCGCGTATGGTATGGCCGCACCGCCGGCCTCGGCACCTCGGCCTATCCGGTCAATGGCTTCATCTATCCGGGTTCGGCGCCGACGAACGACTGGGCGAACGTCCAGGTCGCCGCGCTCAGCCTGCCGACGCTGACCTTCGCCAACTAA
- the dprA gene encoding DNA-processing protein DprA produces the protein MADRREPRLRLLRSANVGPVTYAQLTARYGSAEAALEALPMLAARGGGRTPQIADPGSVRREIAAVERLGARYLFLDDPAYPPLLAELDTAPPALILRGDPALLARPCVAMVGARNASAAACRFARQLAIGLVERGAVVVSGLARGIDTAAHQGALAGGTIGVIASGIDIVFPPENAELQARVAAEGLLVTEQPPGSEPLARFFPARNRIIAGLSLGTVVVEAAPRSGSLITARLAAEAGRDVMAVPGSPLDPRAQGCNLLIREGAILVQSADDIWEAVRPIDPRAVRAPAGQFGAAPAEDASDGDRRRVTGLLGPVPVGVDELVRQSGCGPAVVQLVLLELELGGRLERHAGARVSLR, from the coding sequence GTGGCTGACCGGCGGGAGCCGCGGCTGAGGCTGCTGCGCTCCGCCAATGTCGGCCCCGTTACCTATGCTCAGCTCACCGCTCGCTACGGATCGGCCGAGGCGGCGCTTGAGGCGCTGCCGATGCTCGCCGCACGCGGCGGCGGCAGGACGCCGCAAATTGCCGATCCCGGCAGCGTGCGGCGCGAGATCGCCGCGGTCGAGCGGCTCGGCGCGCGCTATCTCTTCCTTGACGATCCCGCCTATCCGCCACTCCTCGCCGAACTGGATACCGCGCCGCCCGCGCTGATCCTGCGCGGCGACCCGGCGCTTCTGGCCAGGCCCTGCGTGGCGATGGTGGGGGCGCGCAACGCCTCGGCGGCTGCCTGCCGGTTCGCCCGGCAGCTCGCCATCGGTCTGGTCGAGCGCGGCGCCGTGGTCGTCTCGGGGCTAGCACGGGGGATCGACACCGCCGCGCATCAGGGGGCACTGGCCGGCGGTACGATCGGGGTGATCGCCAGCGGCATCGACATCGTGTTCCCGCCGGAAAATGCCGAATTGCAGGCGCGCGTCGCCGCCGAGGGCCTGCTGGTCACCGAACAGCCGCCGGGTAGCGAGCCGCTCGCCCGCTTCTTTCCCGCCCGCAATCGCATCATCGCGGGGCTGTCGCTGGGCACGGTGGTGGTGGAGGCGGCGCCGCGCTCGGGCAGCCTGATCACCGCGCGACTGGCCGCCGAGGCCGGGCGCGACGTGATGGCGGTGCCGGGCTCGCCGCTCGACCCGCGCGCGCAGGGCTGCAACCTGCTGATCCGAGAGGGCGCGATCCTGGTGCAGAGCGCGGACGATATCTGGGAAGCGGTACGACCGATCGATCCGCGTGCGGTGCGTGCTCCAGCTGGGCAATTCGGGGCGGCGCCCGCAGAGGATGCGAGCGATGGCGATCGGCGCCGGGTGACCGGCCTGCTCGGTCCGGTTCCCGTCGGCGTCGACGAACTCGTCCGGCAGAGCGGTTGCGGACCGGCGGTGGTGCAGCTGGTGCTGCTGGAACTGGAGCTTGGCGGCCGGCTGGAGCGCCATGCCGGCGCGCGGGTGTCGTTGCGCTGA
- a CDS encoding DUF3419 family protein, whose amino-acid sequence MSSIAKAPKNDAVRGAVHRHEHLSKEGILERAFTFAFRGLVYAQIWEDPVIDMEALQITPDSHIVTIASGGCNVFSYLTANPAKITAVDLNPAHIALNKLKQQAALRLPDYESFHRFFGLANRPENVDAYKTYLRGSLDDSARAYWEGRAPNGVRRINGFKTGFYRQGLLGRLIGFVHWLAHRYGIDPKEILAAKSIEEQRHIFETRFAPFFDKKLLRWMVDQPAALFGFGIPPAQYDLLKVDDQEGITGALRSRLRKLACDFDLKDNFYAWQAFGRGYGEHEGAPLPPYLERKNYELVRERADRVEIRHTNYADYLESMPAQSLDRYILLDAQDWMTDEQLTRIWTEITRTAKPGARVLYRTAAVPDVVRGHIPDELMNQWQYEDQAKLDDWTRRDRSSVYGATHVWTLKPHA is encoded by the coding sequence ATGTCATCTATCGCCAAGGCGCCGAAGAACGATGCGGTTCGCGGTGCGGTGCACCGCCACGAGCATCTCTCGAAGGAGGGCATCCTCGAACGCGCCTTCACTTTCGCATTCCGCGGCCTGGTCTATGCCCAGATCTGGGAAGACCCGGTGATCGACATGGAAGCGCTGCAGATCACGCCGGACAGCCATATCGTCACGATCGCGTCGGGCGGCTGCAACGTGTTCTCGTATCTGACGGCGAACCCGGCGAAGATCACCGCGGTGGATCTCAATCCGGCGCATATCGCGCTCAACAAGCTGAAGCAGCAGGCTGCGCTGCGCCTGCCGGACTATGAGTCCTTCCACCGCTTCTTCGGTCTCGCCAACCGCCCGGAGAATGTCGACGCGTACAAGACGTATCTGCGCGGCAGCCTGGACGACAGCGCGCGCGCCTATTGGGAAGGTCGTGCGCCGAACGGTGTTCGCCGCATCAACGGGTTCAAGACCGGCTTCTACCGCCAGGGTCTGCTCGGCCGCCTGATCGGCTTCGTCCACTGGCTGGCGCATCGCTACGGGATCGATCCCAAGGAAATTCTCGCGGCCAAGTCGATCGAGGAGCAGCGCCACATCTTCGAGACGCGCTTCGCACCGTTCTTCGACAAGAAGCTGCTGCGCTGGATGGTCGATCAGCCTGCCGCCCTTTTCGGCTTCGGCATCCCGCCGGCGCAGTATGACCTGCTGAAGGTCGACGATCAGGAAGGCATCACCGGCGCGCTCCGCAGCCGCCTGCGCAAGCTCGCCTGCGACTTCGACCTCAAGGACAATTTCTACGCCTGGCAGGCGTTCGGCCGCGGATACGGCGAGCATGAGGGCGCGCCGCTGCCGCCCTATCTCGAGCGCAAGAACTATGAACTGGTCCGCGAGCGCGCCGACCGTGTCGAGATCCGCCACACCAACTATGCCGATTATCTGGAGTCGATGCCGGCCCAGTCGCTGGATCGTTACATCCTGCTCGACGCGCAGGACTGGATGACCGACGAGCAGCTGACCCGGATCTGGACCGAGATCACCCGCACCGCCAAGCCCGGCGCGCGCGTGCTGTATCGTACGGCGGCGGTGCCGGACGTGGTGCGCGGCCATATCCCCGACGAGCTGATGAACCAGTGGCAATATGAGGACCAGGCCAAGCTCGACGACTGGACGCGTCGTGACCGTTCGTCGGTGTACGGCGCGACCCATGTCTGGACGCTGAAGCCGCACGCATGA
- a CDS encoding NUDIX hydrolase, with protein sequence MSSPEAIPAATVIVMRDTGSGPPELLMVERSRAMAFAGGALVFPGGRIDPGDHLLTDRHEDAAARVAAIRETIEEVGLALGLDCDGESLAKLRAALHAGEPFAQLLAEAGLALDLDALVPFARWLPHGLPHRVFDTLFYLARAPEGAAPQVDGSENVRLCWITAQGALDAADRGEAMLIYPTRRNLERLAQFDGFEAAMAHARRFPIEPITPFVESRGGVDWLCIPDGLGYPVTAERMDRAVRA encoded by the coding sequence ATGTCGTCGCCCGAAGCCATTCCCGCCGCCACCGTGATCGTGATGCGCGACACGGGCAGCGGGCCGCCCGAGTTGCTGATGGTCGAACGCTCGCGGGCGATGGCGTTCGCGGGCGGAGCGCTGGTGTTCCCCGGCGGGAGGATCGACCCTGGCGATCATCTGCTGACCGACCGTCACGAGGATGCGGCGGCGCGCGTCGCCGCGATCCGCGAGACGATCGAGGAAGTCGGGCTGGCGCTGGGGCTCGATTGCGACGGCGAGTCGCTCGCCAAATTGCGCGCTGCCCTCCATGCGGGTGAGCCCTTTGCGCAACTGCTGGCCGAGGCCGGTCTGGCGCTCGATCTCGACGCGCTGGTGCCCTTCGCCCGCTGGCTGCCTCATGGTCTGCCGCACCGGGTGTTCGACACCCTCTTCTATCTCGCCCGTGCGCCGGAGGGCGCCGCCCCGCAGGTCGACGGCAGCGAGAATGTCCGCCTGTGCTGGATCACCGCGCAAGGCGCCCTCGACGCGGCCGATCGCGGCGAGGCGATGCTGATCTACCCCACCCGCCGCAACCTGGAACGGCTGGCGCAGTTCGACGGTTTCGAAGCGGCCATGGCCCATGCCCGCCGCTTCCCGATCGAGCCGATCACGCCCTTCGTCGAGTCGCGGGGCGGAGTCGACTGGCTGTGCATCCCCGACGGGCTCGGCTACCCCGTCACCGCCGAACGTATGGACCGCGCGGTGCGCGCGTGA
- a CDS encoding extensin family protein, which produces MKALKQTIWVLLVFALIAGGALLLLMWTRARPQDVPWTPLDLSQPIGAFTGRKLAGLGADDGQCRALLTQAGVRYEKLAPVGRQGECGYANGVRLTSGGSRTIAFSPASLGTACPVAAGLALWEWHIVQPEAQKHFGTRVVRIEHFGSYSCRRMYGRTTGDWSEHARANAVDVAAFVLADGRRVSVLNDWKGKGEKPDFLRAVRDGGCRLFATVLSPDYNAAHRDHLHLDQAARGEMGWRACR; this is translated from the coding sequence GTGAAGGCGCTCAAACAGACGATCTGGGTGCTGCTCGTCTTCGCGCTGATCGCCGGCGGAGCGCTGCTGTTGCTGATGTGGACACGTGCGCGCCCGCAGGACGTGCCGTGGACGCCGCTCGACCTTTCGCAGCCGATCGGCGCCTTCACTGGCCGAAAGCTGGCGGGGCTCGGTGCCGATGACGGGCAGTGCCGCGCGCTGCTCACCCAGGCGGGGGTACGCTACGAGAAGCTGGCGCCGGTGGGGCGGCAGGGCGAATGCGGCTATGCCAATGGCGTGCGCCTCACCAGCGGCGGGTCGCGCACGATCGCGTTCAGCCCGGCGTCGCTCGGCACCGCCTGCCCGGTCGCGGCGGGTCTGGCGCTGTGGGAATGGCATATCGTCCAGCCCGAGGCGCAGAAGCATTTCGGCACGCGGGTCGTCCGGATCGAGCATTTCGGCAGCTATTCCTGCCGCCGCATGTACGGCCGCACCACCGGCGACTGGAGTGAGCACGCGCGGGCCAATGCCGTGGACGTCGCCGCCTTCGTCCTGGCGGATGGGCGGCGCGTCAGCGTTCTCAACGACTGGAAGGGGAAAGGAGAGAAGCCTGACTTCCTCCGTGCGGTACGCGATGGCGGCTGTCGCTTGTTCGCAACGGTGCTGTCGCCCGACTATAACGCCGCCCACCGGGACCACCTCCATCTCGACCAGGCTGCACGCGGCGAGATGGGGTGGCGGGCGTGCCGCTAG